From Verrucomicrobiota bacterium JB022, one genomic window encodes:
- a CDS encoding putative Ig domain-containing protein, translated as MLLSACLCGSLSADVLLEESFPVDGRTLRDLPDTAAWHSSRGTADIAYETGSFVGLPANSHLFAYFTDAGAFTLDAGEALVVEFDVVLTGTVTTAGLYNGFRFGVYDSSAGNRVEADGTGLTNTDFSAYRGYMVSWNVNVGSSAIRMDRRDKSSPKLIHSNDGYTRLDEAATTRQGTFEAGVTYSAKVTIARTDAAEVTVSTDVTGGDLSGYSTMVVDTTDPVFAFDMVAFFLPNNVSGGYQITRCVVSEQVAPPPNQTPTVEVEPADTSVDAGAQSEWSLPPGAFVDADGDSLTLSASLEGGAELPAWLTFDAAEGRFNAAPTANDIGTYVIVVTADDGQGGTVQTTFTLEIAGSVVIPPAPPTNRLTLLVESFPAAGRHLQQLPATAAWYSSLVSAVNVYYEPETLFGAMRNVVSVGYFTENGQVSLEPGEKLTLEFDFEFTSDIAAAGLFDGFRFGLYDSSLGTRVAEDGYGLSPDVSVFGNYRGYMVGTHLNTGTTEEPGPALRVSQRDGESPKLIHGYDAYVTRLDTTTVRGGMFEAGVTYSAQLTIERSGGDEATIAVSITGGSITGYEATAVDVETATTAFDTVAFFLAPNTADGYAVTSLSLYKETYDETNQPPFALRLLSGASVQTNDALTVTLPEDLFADDEGDPITIAASLEGGPLPAWMTFDGNTQTLTGLPLAGDEGSYTVVFTATDGQAGSAEATMQIEVLASLNSPFEPSDQITWKHTLIGWIWDMYPWVYSDTMQDWIYVYEAPDGYWMKPANEVYWFFASEDASPWVYTDASGEWEWRNFFAGPLDDLRQVGAFTKLASNASYGSRRPHGYGLYDAVADKTFVCWNGDGMSIYGRAFDHATGTWGAASKIQTLNYYETYVYHNYPNMAQAPNGDLLITYADHADELYLLRASDPHTLDTAWTHEKISDNGNAYPMILAWGSSVFIFYNVQEDISWPYRSFGFIRSEDNGATWSTHQNAIDSAKMDPGHYDEPYVNDFHLEPGIGGQPDRIHFVWSMHGGPNGHNIGSHNGYFAYFIPATGTWQAVDGTDLGVTIDYAEMQAHCVVVQSGPEPSGILVGGLAATHFDGGVPAVVYSLMGTCYVATYQNGAWEHDYVGVGMARDIQRTATGDVRALVRTGSSYSLQLFTSVAPGGAWLKTFEQPIPFENGANTVWQAGFIDDGQPELEIMIQQINSSEETSNYSGTWPVWAIGGTTAP; from the coding sequence ATGCTTCTTTCCGCCTGCCTCTGCGGCTCCTTGAGCGCAGATGTGCTGCTGGAAGAGAGCTTTCCGGTCGACGGGCGCACCCTGCGGGATCTGCCGGACACGGCCGCATGGCACAGCTCGCGGGGCACCGCCGACATCGCCTATGAAACGGGCTCTTTCGTCGGTTTGCCCGCGAATTCCCATTTGTTCGCTTATTTCACGGACGCAGGTGCCTTCACCTTGGACGCAGGTGAAGCTCTGGTCGTCGAGTTCGATGTCGTGCTGACCGGCACCGTCACCACGGCCGGTCTTTACAACGGATTCCGTTTCGGCGTCTACGATTCGTCGGCAGGTAATCGCGTTGAAGCTGACGGCACGGGCCTCACCAATACGGACTTCTCTGCCTATCGCGGCTACATGGTCAGCTGGAACGTGAACGTGGGGAGCAGCGCGATCCGGATGGACCGGCGCGACAAGAGTTCTCCCAAGTTAATCCACAGCAATGACGGCTACACCCGCCTTGATGAGGCGGCTACGACTCGCCAAGGCACTTTTGAAGCCGGAGTGACTTACTCGGCCAAAGTGACGATCGCACGAACCGATGCGGCGGAAGTTACCGTCTCCACCGATGTGACGGGCGGCGATTTGTCGGGCTACTCGACGATGGTGGTGGACACCACCGATCCCGTTTTTGCTTTCGACATGGTCGCATTTTTCCTGCCAAACAACGTCAGTGGCGGGTACCAGATTACCCGTTGCGTAGTTTCCGAGCAGGTGGCTCCTCCGCCCAATCAGACGCCGACCGTCGAGGTCGAGCCCGCCGACACCTCCGTGGATGCCGGGGCGCAAAGCGAATGGAGCTTGCCGCCAGGCGCTTTCGTGGATGCGGATGGTGACAGCCTGACGCTCTCGGCCAGCTTGGAGGGTGGGGCGGAACTGCCCGCCTGGCTGACCTTCGATGCCGCAGAAGGCCGTTTCAACGCCGCGCCTACCGCCAACGACATTGGCACCTACGTGATCGTGGTGACGGCCGACGACGGCCAAGGCGGCACCGTCCAAACTACCTTCACGCTCGAGATTGCAGGCTCAGTCGTGATCCCGCCTGCGCCGCCGACGAACCGCCTGACGCTGCTGGTGGAGTCCTTTCCCGCCGCAGGTCGTCACCTCCAGCAGTTGCCGGCTACCGCTGCCTGGTATTCTTCTTTGGTCAGCGCCGTCAACGTCTACTATGAACCAGAGACGCTGTTTGGCGCGATGCGCAATGTGGTCTCCGTCGGCTACTTCACCGAAAACGGACAGGTTTCGCTGGAGCCGGGCGAGAAGCTGACGCTGGAATTCGACTTTGAATTTACGAGCGACATTGCCGCGGCGGGGCTCTTCGACGGGTTCAGGTTCGGCCTTTATGATTCCAGCCTGGGCACGCGCGTGGCCGAAGACGGGTATGGACTCTCACCCGACGTGAGCGTGTTTGGGAACTACCGAGGCTACATGGTCGGCACCCACCTCAATACCGGGACGACGGAAGAGCCGGGGCCGGCACTGCGTGTTTCGCAGCGCGATGGCGAGTCGCCCAAGCTGATCCACGGCTACGATGCTTATGTCACGCGTCTCGACACCACCACTGTGCGCGGAGGTATGTTTGAAGCGGGGGTGACTTATTCAGCCCAATTGACGATCGAGCGCTCCGGAGGCGACGAAGCGACCATCGCGGTCAGCATTACCGGTGGCTCGATCACCGGCTACGAAGCTACCGCTGTTGACGTGGAAACGGCCACCACCGCCTTTGATACGGTCGCCTTTTTCCTGGCTCCCAACACGGCCGATGGGTATGCCGTGACGTCCTTGTCTCTCTACAAGGAAACCTACGACGAGACCAATCAGCCGCCTTTCGCCCTTCGCCTGCTGTCTGGCGCTTCCGTCCAGACCAACGACGCGTTGACGGTGACGCTGCCCGAAGACCTTTTCGCGGACGACGAGGGAGACCCGATCACAATTGCAGCTTCTCTGGAAGGTGGACCTCTTCCGGCGTGGATGACTTTTGACGGCAATACTCAGACGCTGACGGGTCTGCCGCTCGCGGGCGACGAAGGCAGTTATACGGTGGTGTTTACCGCTACCGATGGCCAGGCTGGCAGCGCAGAGGCAACCATGCAAATCGAGGTCCTTGCGTCGCTCAACAGCCCGTTCGAACCTTCCGACCAGATTACCTGGAAACACACTCTCATCGGCTGGATCTGGGACATGTATCCCTGGGTTTACAGCGACACGATGCAGGACTGGATCTACGTTTACGAAGCACCGGATGGTTACTGGATGAAGCCGGCGAACGAGGTCTATTGGTTCTTCGCCAGTGAAGACGCCAGCCCGTGGGTTTACACCGATGCTTCCGGGGAGTGGGAGTGGCGCAATTTCTTTGCGGGCCCGCTCGACGACCTGAGGCAGGTGGGTGCCTTCACCAAGCTGGCCTCCAATGCCTCCTACGGCTCGCGTCGCCCCCACGGCTACGGCCTCTACGACGCCGTGGCGGATAAGACCTTCGTTTGCTGGAACGGTGACGGCATGAGCATCTACGGGCGTGCGTTCGACCATGCGACCGGCACCTGGGGCGCGGCTTCCAAAATCCAGACCCTCAATTATTACGAGACCTACGTTTATCACAACTACCCGAACATGGCCCAGGCCCCGAACGGCGACTTGTTGATTACGTATGCAGATCACGCCGACGAATTATACCTCCTGCGTGCTTCGGATCCTCATACCCTGGATACGGCTTGGACGCACGAGAAGATTAGTGACAACGGCAACGCTTACCCGATGATCTTGGCCTGGGGAAGTTCGGTCTTTATCTTCTACAACGTGCAGGAAGACATCAGCTGGCCTTACCGGTCCTTCGGCTTCATTCGTTCAGAGGACAACGGCGCCACCTGGTCCACCCACCAGAACGCGATCGACTCGGCCAAAATGGACCCCGGCCACTACGATGAGCCGTATGTCAACGACTTCCACCTCGAGCCCGGCATTGGTGGCCAGCCCGACCGCATCCACTTTGTCTGGTCGATGCACGGTGGGCCCAATGGTCACAACATCGGGTCTCACAACGGCTATTTCGCCTACTTCATCCCTGCGACTGGCACCTGGCAAGCCGTCGACGGCACCGATCTCGGCGTAACCATCGACTATGCCGAGATGCAGGCGCACTGCGTGGTGGTCCAGTCGGGACCGGAGCCGAGTGGCATCCTCGTGGGCGGTCTGGCTGCGACGCATTTCGACGGGGGCGTGCCCGCCGTTGTTTACTCCCTGATGGGCACCTGTTATGTCGCGACCTACCAGAACGGGGCATGGGAACACGACTACGTGGGCGTCGGCATGGCGCGCGACATCCAGCGGACGGCGACGGGCGACGTGCGTGCATTGGTCCGCACGGGCAGCAGCTACAGCCTGCAGCTCTTCACGAGCGTTGCGCCGGGCGGGGCATGGCTCAAGACCTTCGAACAGCCGATCCCGTTTGAAAACGGCGCAAACACCGTTTGGCAGGCTGGCTTCATCGACGATGGGCAGCCTGAGCTGGAGATCATGATCCAGCAGATCAACAGCAGCGAGGAGACGAGCAACTACTCCGGTACCTGGCCCGTCTGGGCCATCGGGGGCACGACTGCACCCTAA
- a CDS encoding Gfo/Idh/MocA family oxidoreductase, with product MNKPSSVRLGIVGAGGMGSVHARSVRDGKIPQLELTAIADTHPQRLEAFKGLATFTSADALIASGKVDAVLIATPHYSHTTIGIAALNAGLHVLVEKPISVHKEDCEKLIAAHRPDSGQIFAAMFNQRTDPRYRKVKQMLTDGTLGKLQRLNWIITDWFRCESYYRSGGWRATWAGEGGGVLLNQCPHQLDLWQWLFGMPQRVTAHCQLGRFHEIEVEDSVTALLDYENGVQGVFVTTTGEAPGTNRLEIVGENGKIIVEEEHCIRFIRNEVSSATFSRASAEGFAKPPVWNIEIPVEGRGPQHDGILANFTQAILGQEELIAPASEGIRSVELGNAMLLSSIRDQPVTVPLDAQAYAAELKKRSSRPPFERSPRDRTVKFWTLREASNASLVYPPLCNSPNSP from the coding sequence ATGAACAAGCCATCTTCGGTGCGTCTGGGAATCGTCGGGGCCGGCGGGATGGGCAGTGTGCATGCCCGGAGCGTCCGGGACGGCAAGATCCCCCAGCTTGAACTCACGGCGATTGCCGACACCCATCCACAGCGGCTCGAAGCCTTCAAAGGGCTGGCCACCTTTACCTCCGCCGATGCGCTCATCGCCAGTGGCAAAGTCGACGCGGTGCTGATTGCGACCCCGCACTACAGCCACACCACCATTGGCATCGCTGCCCTCAACGCCGGTCTGCACGTGCTCGTGGAAAAGCCCATTTCGGTGCATAAGGAGGACTGCGAAAAGCTGATCGCCGCTCATCGCCCCGACTCCGGGCAGATCTTCGCTGCGATGTTCAACCAGCGCACCGATCCACGCTACCGCAAGGTGAAGCAGATGCTGACCGACGGCACGCTCGGAAAGCTGCAGCGACTGAACTGGATCATCACGGACTGGTTCCGCTGCGAGAGCTACTACCGCTCCGGCGGCTGGCGGGCGACCTGGGCAGGTGAAGGCGGCGGCGTGCTGCTCAACCAATGCCCCCACCAGCTCGACCTCTGGCAATGGCTCTTCGGCATGCCCCAACGCGTCACCGCACATTGTCAGCTTGGACGCTTTCACGAGATTGAAGTTGAGGATTCCGTCACGGCATTGCTCGATTACGAAAACGGCGTGCAGGGGGTATTCGTCACGACCACAGGCGAAGCGCCCGGCACCAACCGCCTCGAGATCGTGGGTGAAAACGGCAAGATCATAGTCGAGGAGGAGCACTGCATCCGCTTCATCCGCAACGAAGTAAGCTCAGCCACCTTTTCACGCGCCAGCGCCGAGGGCTTTGCCAAACCGCCAGTGTGGAACATCGAAATTCCGGTCGAGGGCAGAGGCCCGCAGCACGACGGCATCCTCGCCAACTTCACGCAGGCCATCCTTGGGCAGGAAGAGCTCATCGCCCCGGCAAGCGAGGGTATACGCTCCGTCGAGCTCGGCAACGCCATGCTCTTATCGTCCATCCGTGACCAGCCGGTGACGGTGCCTCTCGACGCACAAGCATATGCCGCCGAACTAAAAAAAAGATCGAGTCGTCCACCTTTCGAAAGAAGCCCTCGGGATCGGACGGTAAAGTTCTGGACCTTACGGGAAGCTTCTAACGCCTCTCTCGTGTATCCTCCACTCTGCAACTCCCCAAACTCCCCATGA
- a CDS encoding BNR-4 repeat-containing protein produces MLSGCAPLQGSDGNETAQFQEIATNATYGCRRPHGYGLYDAAAGKTFVCWNGGGMSVFGRAFDHAAGEWSPVKEIRHLEYFSRPDYHNYPNMAQAPDGRLMIAWADHGDSLFLARANQPHDLMGEWETREIAVGKNAYPMLISTEDAVYVFYSVNMDIRWPYRPFGYIKSVDHGATWSEHRPAFDSQKKDPGKYDEVYANNFEVEAATPEHPLRIQFAWTMHGGPTGHNRGSRNAYFAYFMPETETWMAADGTELGDLIDLDEMLAHCIVVESGPAPDDLLIRGLVSTHLDTGEPVVAYSRDRTVHWAVHRDGEWQHREIAPGFPTDLRRKEDGTLRMASHVDVTTSQLQVWELDEAAREWRLVLESEIPFGNGSDRAWQTAFIDQGRPEFEMLIQQKNREEDRSDYSGKWPVFAVDLSAAP; encoded by the coding sequence ATGCTGTCCGGTTGCGCCCCTTTGCAGGGCTCCGACGGCAACGAGACCGCCCAGTTTCAGGAAATCGCCACCAATGCCACTTATGGCTGCCGGCGGCCGCATGGATATGGCCTCTACGACGCTGCTGCCGGCAAGACCTTTGTCTGCTGGAATGGTGGCGGGATGAGCGTGTTTGGCCGCGCTTTTGATCATGCCGCGGGCGAGTGGTCTCCGGTCAAGGAGATCCGACACCTTGAATACTTTTCGCGGCCCGACTACCACAACTACCCCAACATGGCGCAGGCGCCCGACGGCCGCCTCATGATCGCCTGGGCCGACCACGGAGACAGCCTTTTCCTCGCACGGGCAAACCAGCCCCACGACTTGATGGGCGAATGGGAAACGCGAGAGATTGCGGTCGGCAAGAACGCATACCCGATGCTGATTTCAACCGAAGACGCGGTGTATGTCTTCTACTCCGTCAATATGGATATCCGTTGGCCCTACCGGCCCTTTGGTTACATCAAATCGGTCGACCACGGTGCCACTTGGTCAGAGCACCGCCCAGCTTTCGATTCCCAGAAAAAGGACCCAGGCAAATACGACGAGGTCTACGCCAACAACTTCGAAGTGGAAGCGGCGACGCCAGAACACCCCCTGCGTATCCAGTTTGCCTGGACGATGCACGGAGGGCCCACCGGGCACAACCGGGGCTCCCGCAACGCGTATTTTGCCTACTTTATGCCCGAGACCGAGACCTGGATGGCAGCCGACGGCACCGAGCTCGGAGACCTGATCGACCTGGACGAAATGCTGGCGCATTGCATCGTGGTCGAGTCGGGCCCGGCTCCCGACGACCTGCTGATCCGCGGGCTGGTCTCGACTCACCTCGACACGGGTGAGCCTGTTGTCGCCTACAGTCGCGATCGGACGGTCCACTGGGCGGTTCATCGCGACGGGGAGTGGCAGCATCGGGAAATCGCGCCCGGCTTTCCCACCGACCTGCGGCGCAAGGAAGACGGCACGCTGCGAATGGCTTCACATGTGGATGTGACGACCAGCCAGCTTCAGGTTTGGGAGCTGGATGAGGCTGCCCGCGAGTGGCGCCTCGTGCTGGAGTCGGAAATCCCATTCGGTAACGGCTCCGATCGGGCCTGGCAGACCGCTTTTATTGACCAGGGGCGGCCTGAGTTCGAAATGCTGATCCAGCAGAAGAACCGAGAAGAAGACCGCTCGGACTATTCCGGGAAGTGGCCGGTATTTGCGGTGGATTTGAGCGCCGCGCCTTGA
- a CDS encoding carbon starvation CstA family protein — protein sequence MTWILLISALVFALAFRWYGRFLDRRFQILPARKTPAHVQQDGVDFVPSRASVVFGHHFSSIAGAGPIVGPILAGLYFGWGPTWMWILLGAIFVGGVHDYGSAFISVRNRGKTLAESARSLIGPTTGNLILLFVLLTLIYLIVVFLDLTAATFEATPAVATSSGWFVVVALIFGLTLRKTSMPFWAQLLVFVPLTWFGLALGHWFPADWGSRDLWVGLLLAYCFLAAVLPVNVLLQPRDFLSATFLYGLIVFGLGGALLAIDQPVELAFFSGWETEAAGPLVPILFTTVACGACSGFHSVVASGTTARQLNTETDVRRIGYGGMLVEGLLAVFALATLAILRPDQLQQTGSNAVQIFATGSSVFMARLGIPPVWGLTFASLAVAAFLLTTLDTCTRLGRFILEELCGCQNTLTRWAGTAAVLVLPAALSFTTIDGQPVWRAVWLLFGATNQLMAALSLVTVLVYLKRRRIKYGFLLVPAVLMVVMPLTALFLIVRAQGGLSLLGLLALGMIILGCVVVTMAARSVFKSRKHLKPLGADLSPEV from the coding sequence ATGACCTGGATCCTTCTCATCAGCGCCCTGGTTTTCGCGCTCGCCTTCCGTTGGTATGGCCGCTTTCTCGACCGCCGCTTCCAGATTCTGCCGGCGCGCAAGACTCCCGCCCACGTGCAGCAAGACGGGGTCGATTTTGTGCCTTCCCGCGCCAGTGTGGTTTTCGGGCACCATTTCTCTTCAATTGCCGGTGCTGGGCCCATTGTGGGGCCGATTCTGGCCGGGCTGTATTTTGGCTGGGGGCCCACCTGGATGTGGATTCTGCTCGGGGCGATTTTCGTAGGGGGTGTGCATGATTACGGGTCGGCGTTTATCAGCGTGCGCAACCGTGGCAAGACGCTCGCCGAGAGCGCCCGGAGCCTGATTGGGCCTACCACGGGCAACCTCATCCTGCTGTTCGTCCTGTTGACGCTGATCTACCTGATCGTGGTCTTCCTCGACTTGACCGCCGCCACCTTTGAGGCAACTCCGGCGGTGGCCACCTCCTCGGGCTGGTTCGTGGTTGTCGCGCTGATATTCGGGCTGACTCTGCGGAAGACATCGATGCCCTTCTGGGCGCAGCTGCTGGTCTTTGTGCCGCTCACGTGGTTCGGGTTGGCGCTTGGCCACTGGTTCCCGGCGGATTGGGGCTCGCGCGATCTTTGGGTGGGGCTGCTTCTGGCCTACTGCTTCCTCGCCGCAGTGTTGCCGGTAAACGTGTTGCTGCAGCCTCGCGATTTTCTGAGCGCGACGTTCCTTTATGGGTTGATCGTTTTCGGCCTCGGAGGCGCGTTGCTGGCGATCGATCAGCCGGTGGAGCTCGCCTTTTTCAGCGGTTGGGAAACCGAAGCTGCCGGCCCACTGGTACCGATCCTTTTTACGACCGTCGCGTGTGGGGCCTGCAGTGGCTTTCACAGCGTGGTGGCGAGCGGGACGACCGCCCGCCAGTTGAACACCGAGACCGACGTCCGCCGGATCGGCTATGGGGGAATGTTGGTCGAGGGGCTCCTCGCGGTTTTTGCTTTGGCCACCCTCGCGATCCTCCGGCCGGACCAGCTCCAGCAGACGGGCAGCAATGCGGTGCAGATCTTCGCGACCGGCAGCTCCGTTTTCATGGCGCGGCTCGGGATACCGCCCGTCTGGGGGCTCACCTTCGCCAGCCTGGCCGTCGCCGCTTTTCTGCTGACGACGCTCGACACCTGTACCCGGTTGGGACGCTTCATCCTGGAAGAGCTGTGCGGTTGCCAAAACACCCTTACACGCTGGGCAGGGACGGCGGCTGTCCTCGTCCTCCCGGCGGCCCTTTCCTTTACCACGATCGACGGCCAACCAGTGTGGCGTGCGGTGTGGCTGCTTTTTGGCGCGACGAACCAGCTGATGGCAGCCCTTTCGCTCGTGACGGTGCTGGTCTATCTCAAGCGGCGTCGCATCAAGTATGGATTTCTTCTGGTGCCTGCAGTGCTGATGGTCGTGATGCCGTTGACGGCGCTTTTCCTCATTGTGCGAGCACAGGGAGGGTTGAGCCTCCTGGGGTTGCTGGCGCTGGGGATGATCATCCTGGGGTGCGTGGTGGTGACCATGGCGGCTCGAAGCGTTTTCAAGTCGCGCAAGCATCTGAAACCGCTGGGCGCCGACTTGTCGCCGGAGGTTTGA
- a CDS encoding AraC family transcriptional regulator, producing the protein MHYLRMGFDLLVSDEVEIRNICVFENPPGWSWRSPGRPHLNLWIALEGEGVFSRAGEEIPFRAGSVFLLHPNEAVAGWSTGPGRVVNFTAHVVLGEGHPAWPEAYFAPRPPARLQPVAWVAHLCRHLSETFYLDREANRAILLQGLRLLLVGMERGRHQRALEPVERRLLRIVERIRRNPAADYSLDELAAEAELSISQFSRRFKTFTGYAPGRFAIEERISRAEAYLLETDLTIEAIAERLGYRDVYFFSRQFRRFRGSAPSDWRRRSGER; encoded by the coding sequence TTGCACTATTTGCGCATGGGCTTTGATTTGCTCGTCAGTGACGAGGTAGAGATCCGCAACATATGTGTCTTTGAAAACCCACCCGGATGGAGTTGGCGTTCTCCCGGGCGGCCGCATTTGAACCTCTGGATCGCTCTGGAGGGCGAGGGTGTGTTTTCGCGGGCCGGTGAGGAAATTCCCTTTCGGGCGGGCTCCGTCTTCCTCTTGCACCCAAATGAAGCCGTCGCCGGATGGTCTACCGGGCCAGGGCGAGTGGTGAACTTCACGGCGCATGTGGTATTGGGCGAGGGGCATCCCGCCTGGCCGGAAGCATACTTCGCTCCTCGGCCGCCGGCCCGCCTTCAGCCGGTCGCCTGGGTGGCACACTTGTGTCGCCACCTGTCGGAAACGTTCTATCTCGATCGCGAGGCCAACCGCGCGATTTTGCTGCAAGGTCTCCGCCTGCTGCTGGTGGGAATGGAGCGTGGCCGCCACCAGCGCGCGTTGGAGCCCGTCGAGCGCCGACTTCTGCGCATCGTGGAGCGTATCCGCCGGAATCCGGCGGCGGATTATTCCCTGGATGAGCTTGCGGCTGAGGCCGAGCTTTCCATTTCTCAATTTTCCCGTCGCTTCAAGACTTTTACCGGTTACGCGCCCGGCCGTTTCGCAATCGAAGAGCGGATTTCCCGGGCCGAAGCTTACCTGCTCGAAACCGACCTCACGATTGAAGCCATTGCCGAGCGCCTTGGATACCGTGACGTCTACTTCTTCAGCCGCCAGTTTCGACGCTTCCGTGGTTCGGCGCCGAGCGACTGGAGACGGCGGAGCGGCGAAAGATAG
- a CDS encoding hydroxyacid dehydrogenase gives MERLQTLLDFDPSCLPECYPIPEETLLDQPAGATVALSTWGCAPLTENVLERHPDLKLIIHGAGSIHKFHTPEVTQRGIVVCSAVHLNAQPVAEFCLGVILASLKDLYGWKEKLKQEGTPDGWRKLVLGFSGGYYKTKIGLIGFGEITKYLLTLLQKFDFDVYVASQYFSKTDERRFRARSASLEWIMSNCKVVSLHSASTPKTRHMINADNLKLLQPGAILINTARGAIICEEDLAARLNQGDITAYLDVTDPEPPALDHPFYQLPNCYLTPHVSGSISNEVTRLGDYVLREVENFLSNHPQENSLDLASIALRA, from the coding sequence GTGGAGCGCCTCCAGACCTTGCTCGACTTCGACCCATCGTGTCTCCCCGAATGCTACCCCATTCCCGAGGAAACGCTACTGGACCAGCCAGCGGGAGCGACCGTCGCCCTCAGCACCTGGGGTTGCGCGCCTTTGACCGAGAATGTGCTGGAACGTCACCCCGACCTCAAGCTCATCATCCATGGCGCCGGCTCGATCCACAAGTTCCACACGCCTGAAGTTACCCAGCGCGGCATCGTCGTATGCTCCGCCGTGCATCTGAATGCGCAGCCGGTAGCCGAGTTTTGCCTGGGTGTAATCCTCGCCTCACTCAAGGACCTCTACGGATGGAAGGAAAAACTCAAGCAGGAGGGCACCCCAGATGGTTGGCGCAAGCTGGTGCTCGGCTTTTCGGGCGGCTATTACAAGACCAAGATTGGTTTGATTGGCTTTGGAGAGATCACCAAGTATCTGCTCACGCTGCTGCAGAAGTTCGATTTCGACGTCTATGTCGCATCGCAATATTTCAGCAAGACCGACGAAAGGCGCTTTCGCGCCAGAAGCGCATCACTGGAGTGGATAATGAGTAATTGTAAAGTCGTATCTCTCCATAGTGCGAGCACGCCTAAAACCCGCCACATGATTAACGCGGACAACCTGAAGCTGCTCCAGCCCGGTGCAATTCTTATCAATACGGCCCGAGGTGCTATCATTTGTGAAGAAGACCTGGCCGCTCGCCTTAACCAAGGAGACATTACAGCTTATCTCGACGTGACGGATCCTGAGCCCCCGGCCTTGGATCATCCGTTTTACCAGCTTCCCAATTGCTACCTGACGCCGCATGTATCGGGGTCGATTTCAAACGAAGTCACGCGACTCGGGGATTACGTGCTGAGGGAAGTCGAGAATTTTCTTTCGAACCACCCTCAGGAGAATTCGCTCGATTTGGCGAGCATCGCCTTGCGCGCATAG